GTTCGGTTTGAGGTTTATCGCTTCCGCTGTCTTCGGTCACCGGTACAAATCCCTGGAATTATTATTCGGTACGCTGGTGTGCTAGGACCCGCTGGGTGCTAAGAGTAGAGCTTTGCACCAATAATGAGAATTAGGTCACAAAAATAATGAGACACTTGTACATAAAAAATCAGGTAGGAGCAAATGAAATTTGCATGAAAACTGGAGTAGCGGGGCGAAACAAGGATTAAATGGCGGTAAGTAACGAAAAGTCAGGTAGTGGCGGGAGGTATTTGCGGGGATCTTTGGGCGTGATAATAGATGGCCGCTGAAAAGATCATTGTGACCTTTTCAGCGGTTTGTTCATGGGAGCGAGACAGGTATTAACGCCGCGCTACCCGTCAGGACGGCAGGAAATCGATGGAATAATTCAGGGTGGATTTTTCCACATTGGCGGAGCCGAAATTGATCAGGCGGATACGGGCCAGTAATTTGCGTTCCAGGTCCTCATTGCCCAGCTCGCTACTCACCAGATTAACTGCCGAAATGGTGCCGTCTGCCTCAATCACCAGTTGCACTGTGACCTTGCCTGCTAGGGTCGGGTCCCGGCGCAAGGCCCGGTTGTAGATGGCAAAAATCGCCCCTTTGTTGGCTTCCATTACCTGGCGAATAGACTCTTCACCACGGCTGCCACGCTCCTGCCTGGCTTCCTTGCTGCTGGATTTGGCGGCCTGGGTCGCTTCCGCGACTTCCACCTGAGTTGTCTCACGTCCTGACAGAGCAGAACCACCAGTATTGCGGCTCAGCTGTCCGGTATTGATACCACCACTACTGGTTTTCGATTTGTCGCTGATCAGTGAGCGGTCAATCTTCTGTGCGCTGGAGGCGTCGCTGGCGAGACTGTTGGCATTGGCCACTGCGGACACATCGAGGCTATCGCGCATATCCATGAGGTCGTCCTGGAGCTGCATCAGTCCGCTGTTGGCGGCCTTCTCCCGCGCCTTCGCTACCTCCGCCGCCGGTGCTTTTTCCGTAAGTGGTTTTGGCTTTATCGTCTTGATCGGTTCCGGCTTCGGTTTCTCCACCGGCTTTGGTTTTTCCTGTTTGATTTCCTTGGGCTTCTGCAGCTTTTTTTCCACCGGTTTCGGTTTGGGTTTTACCTCTGGTTTGGGCAATTCCTTCTTTTCCAGAATTACCCTGGCCAATTGCGGTGGCAGTTTCTCTTTCTGTTCACGGGTCAGCTCCGGCGCCGGAATAAAGGTAAACAGCGCTCCCACCAGCAGGAAAGCGACGATGCCGGCCTTGAGGAATTTTGCAAAGCGCTGATCCTCTTCTTCGGTCGAGGACCAGGGTAGGGACGAATTGTAGTAGTGCCAGGGCATCATTGTCGGCCTGTCGGTGGCCGGGGTGGCGATATGACTCATCTACAGCCTCCCGTTAACGACCGGCGGCCGGTGCGGCCGGATCCTGAGGTGCAGTCTGGGTGACCGCGAGATCGATATCGCGATAGTCCGCCGCAGCACAGGTATTCATGATTTGTTTGAGCAGTGCATAGGGTACTTCTTCGTCCCCCAGAATAGTGATCGGGCGACCTACTGCCTGCTTGTCTGCCGGAAGAGGTTCCGCGCGACTGGCCAGATATTCGAGTTCATCTCGCAGCGGCTTGATTTGCTCATCGCCCGGGGAAATGTCTGCGGTCCTTGCAATTATACGATTGCCCACCAATAACTCGTCGCCATTGATCCGCACCACGGTGGTGGTTTCTGGCTTTTCCGTCGAGGTGGATTCGGGAAGTGTGATGGTTTTGTCCGCCTGCAGCACTTCAACATCTGACGAGTTCACCAGTAGGAAAAAAACCAGAATGGTGAAAATATCCATCAGGGAAACCAGGTTCAGCTTGGTCTGTTTATGCCTGCGCTGCTTGCGTCCTTTCAGCTTGCCGCCGATTGTCGCTTTCATATCAATTGCCTGCCAGCTGTTCGTCTTGCGCCTGTGTACCTTGCAGCGGCGCATCGCCGAGGGAAATCTGCGGAAACAGTTCCGCATCCACCACCGACGCTGCCACCACCGCGCGGAAAGAGCGCGCTGTGTCCATGGCACTTACCAGTGTGCGATAGGGTGTGCCGGGCTCCGAGAGAATGACCAGGTCCTTTTTGTCGATATCTTTTTCCCGCAGGCTGCGCTTCACTTCCTGCAGTACATCGGACACCAGTTTGAAATCCGGCTTGCCGTCCCGGTTGGGAATACGCTTTACGCGAATCCCCGCCGGATAGTTGATGTCGATGTGCTCAGCGCGCAGCACCAGTTCCAGTTGCCGGTTTTCATTCTGCTCCGCGACACTGGGATCGCTCAAACCAGGCAGGTTGAGGTTCAGCACGGAGATATGGGAAAACACCATATTCAACAGTAATACGGGGACCAGCACGGTCATCAGGCTCATGAACGAGGTGATGTCCAGATCCGGATCGGTTTCCAGCCTGCGTCGGATAGCCATGGCTCTCTCTTGCTCTCTATTGGTCGCGGTTACTGATTATTCAGAGTGATTACGCTCAGGCAGTAGCACCGGCTTTTGCCGCCGGGCGTGCGCTGGCGTCGGCTTTCTGGCCGCGAGTCAGGGTAATCAGGTTGAGGAATTTCACCCCGGCCATTTCCAGGCTGTCGATAATTTCGTTGGTTTTATTTTGCAGCATGGAGTAGGCCAGCAGCAGCGGAATCGCGGAAATAAGGCCGAACGCGGTGGTGTTCATGGCCACGGAAATACTGGAAGAGAGCATGGAGGCTTTTTCGGAGGGATCGGCGTTGGCCACCGCAGTAAACGCCGCAATCAGACCGATGATGGTGCCCAGTAGCCCGAGCAGGGTGGCGATGTTGGCGAGGGTTGCGAGATAGTTGGTGCGCTTTTCCAGGCGCGGTACGGCTTCAAGGATGCTTTCTTCGATGGCCATCGCAATATTTTCATCTTTGCGCGCGTGCTGGGCCGTGGAGATACCTGCAGCAATAATCTGGCCCATGGAGGCTTTGTCCTGCTGGGCGACTTTGAGCGCAGCGGCAAAATTGCGCTGCTGCATCATCGGCAGCATCTGTCCGTAGGCGCGGCGGTTGGCCGACTTGGCTCGTGACAGAAAAACCCAGCGTTCGACCACCAGCACTATGCCGATCACCAACACCAGGGCGATGGGGTACATGAAAGGGCCGCCGTTCTGGAAAAAACGCAGCAGTGTGTTGAAAAATTCCATGGTCAAATCTCCGGGACTTAAAGATTTATGTGTATCAGTTTCAGATTTATATAAAGCTGGTTACTCAGCCTGTGTTTTCTCAATCGGTGCTTTTTGGGTTTCAAGCAATTTTATTTCCCGCTGCAATTCCGAGTATTCCTGGTGCTGGAAGGTGTGGGTGATTGCGTGAGGGAGCGTGCTTTCTATTTTTTCCAGGCTGCTGGCCTGTTTCCAGGGAATGATATACAGCACCTTGGGTTGCTCCTGGCTGCCGATAATCGTGGATTCCAGGTTAATGATCTCGCCGCTGTCCTGCTGTGCAGATAATGACATTGAAGCGACGACAGCCATGCCCGCAATGATTTTTTTCAAAATTACAGTCTCCGCTCCAGATCCATGATCCAGCCTGCCAGTACGCGGTCGTCCTCGCTTGCCAGCGCCCTTGCCTCGCGATAGTGATGCAAGGCCTGTTCCGGTTGGTGCAGGTAGAGATCAAACAGGATTCCCAGGTTGCGATGGGCGATGGCGAAATCCGGCCATAGTGCCAGCGCATTTTCGTAGGCCCCGCGGGCTTCTTCGAAGCGCCCCAGGTCCCGCATTAGAACCCCTAGAGAATTCCACGCAAACACGTTGTTGGCATTGGCGGTGACGGAATGCTGCAGACTTGCTTCGGCCTGTTTGGGCTGGTTCAGTTTCAATTGCACCTTGGCCAGATTCAGCCAGGCGCCGGAGAGCTGAGGCCACTGAGTAACAACCTGCTGTAATTCCCTCTCCGCGGCAGCGAACTGCTGTTGCGCGAAAAAACCATGGGCCCGTCCCAGCGCCTGTTGTGCCGCAGCGGGAACATCACCCGCCGCAGTCAGGTAAGGATTAGGGCTGGCGATGCGTTTGCCGTTCTCATCCACTGTATGTCCCGCGGTGGTGGCTGGCTCAGGGCTGCGCGGATTGCCAGCGCAGCCGGCGAGAACGATGGCCAGTGCGGCAACGCTGCAGAAATACTTGAAAAATTGCTTGTCAGTAAGCCGCATCGCTCCACTCCACAGTCGATTCAGGTTTGCGATAGCGGGCCGGCAGCAGCGTTTCCAGGGAGGAGAAACTGTTCTTTACCCATTCGTCATACACGCCATCGGCGGTGCGTTTAACATTCGCCTCGTGCAACTCGATGGCTTTTTCCTCGAACGGATAGGCCTGCTCTTCCAGCAGAATTTCGTATTGCTCAAGTTCCAGTGGATTGAGCCCATTGGGACGCTGTGAGTCCATCAGGTCGCGACTCAACTGGCGATAAACTTCCGCCAGCCGGAAATTGGCGGCGGTGGTAAATTCGGCGATGCCGAAGTCGAGCACTTTTTTGTAGTCCGCCACCGTTGTCTCCATTGCCTGCTTTTTGTTTTTCAGGCTCTGCTTCAGCGGCAGGGTCAGCGCTAGGCGCTCGAAGCGGGCGTAGCTCTGCTCCGCAAGCGCATTTTGCGCGAAGGCAGCGAGGTAACGGCTGCGGGGTTCGGGTAATTTGTTACCCGCCAGGCTCTGCAACCAAAGATTGCGCTCGCGCTGGTTGCCGGCTTTCTGATAAAGGGTCGCAAGCTGGAACTGGGCTTCCAGGTTCTGCAATGGGGGCTCGCGCCACTGCCGTACGTACTGGCGGTAGGCATCGGTGGCCTTGTCGATGTTACCGGCCTGTTCGAACAGCTCTGCGGCCATGAACAGGGAGCTGCGGCGCACCTCCGGATCGGGATCGCTGTTGGCCAGCAACAGCAATTCGTCCGCTGCCGCTTCCGGCAGATCCAGCCCCTGATAAATGACCACTGCCTTGGCGGCCAGTGACGGCGTCAGCGGGTGTTGTGGATAAGATTGACGGAAGTCGGTCAGTTCAGCGCGGGCCCGCGACCAGTACTGCAGATTTATCAGCTGGGTGACGGCATCGTACTGGGCGGTGGCGGCGATGGACGAACGACCGCTATCGCGCACCCGCAGCAACAGCGCGATGGCCTGCTCTGCGCGAGCGGTGGCTTCCGTGCTGTCATCGCTGAGCTGTAGCTGTTGGAGGATGAGTTCCGCCTGTTTGTAAATGGACGACTGCAGTCGGTCGCGGGTGTTCAGATATTCCGGATCGCCGGATGCCATGCTGGCGAGCAGCTGGCTGTAGGCATTTTCTGCCGCGGGGAAATTGTCGGTTTCGAAATGGCTGTGCCCGAGCAGCATCAGAATGGTGCGACGCTGCTGCGGATTCGGCGGTGGCTGCCAGGCGGCCGCCTTTTCCGTGGCGGCGATGGTTTCCCCGTGGCGGTACTGCTCGAACAGGTTGCGGGCTGCATCCAGTTGCACCGCCAGTGCGCGGCGGTCGTGGGGCCAGGACTCGGCAAAGCGGAGGCTGGTTTCGGTTTTCCGGTCGAGCCAGAGCGCGGCCTGTTCGGGGTTTTTCTCGCTTGTGCGCGCGGCGCCAGCCATCAGGATCGCCGCGTAACCCGCTTCCGTCGCCTGTGCGGGGACCGTGCCGGTTTCCTCGGTAAATTCCCAGGCCACGCGCTGGTAGGCGTTAAAAGCGAGGGCGGATTGTCCGGCTTCGTTGTAGCACTCTGCCATCAGGAATGTGAGCAGCGGTGCCTTGAGGTCTGCGGGAAATGTCTGGATGAATTCACGGTAAAGATCTGCAGCAACGAGGAACGCTGCGCGGGATTCCCGCTGTGCCCTGGCGATGACCCTGGCATTGCCTTTGGGCTTGTCCGCCTCCCGAGCGGCCTCTTTGGCCAGGGCCTGGGCGCGGGCGTGGTCAAAGCGCGCCAGTTCCTCCAGCCAGGGCTTGAGATAATCCGCCAGTTCACCGCGCAGCGTGTCGTCGGCGTTCTGCCAGTAGTGGCTGCGGATACCGTAGCGGGTGGCGAATTCGCGCTTCGCGGGCAGTACCTCGCTGGGGAAATTGCCCTGCTGCAGGATTTCCACCGCGCGCACGTGCATGGACGGTGCCGCGCGATTCTGCGGGTTGCGCTCCACATAGGTGAGGAACGTCTGCGCGCCGTCGCGGTAGCGCTCGCTTTCCGCGTACCAGTCACCGAGGGCGCGGTACAGCTGATGCTGATAGGAGCGTGGGCCCGGCTGGGGGTTAAAGGACTCGATCACCTGTGCGCCGCCCAGGTAATTGAACCCGAGCGCGAGCACCCGCAGGGTGTCGTCCGCCAGTCGGCGCTGGCCTTTTTCCAGTTGCTCCAGTGCCCGTTTTTCCGCCTGCGATTCCGCCAGTAGTTCATCCATCAGAGCCAGGAATGTATTGCTGGCATCCTGGTAGCGGGCATCCTTGAACTGGCTCCAACCCAACATATAGCGCGCGTTCCGGGCGAAGGGTGTGTCTCCCTGGGCCAGGACCGCGGCAAAATCCTGCTCCGCGGTGCGGTAATTCTTGTGTCCGAAAGCGGCCTCGCCACGGCGGAACAGGGCTTCGGCAATAAACGGGGATTGCGGTGCGGTGGCGACGATATTATCCAGGGCCTGCAGTGAGCCACCGGTGTTGCCGTCCAGGGCACGGGCGCGGGCCAGGCGATAGGCGAGGTAATCGTCATCCGCGGAAGTCTGCAGCAGGGCCTCGTAGTGGCGTACGGCCTCGCTGTAAGCCACGGCCATTTCCGGGTTGTCTGCCTGCAACTGCTCCAGGCGTTCCATTTCCAGATCTGCCAGGCGCAATTGGATCTGGCGGCGGGTTTTCGGGTCGCGATTTGCGGTGAGAGCCTTTTGGTAGCTGTCTATCAATACCGGCAGTGCCACCTTTGGCACTTCCAGGGCCGGCTCTTGTGGCAGGGTGACCGCAGGCAGTGCCGCCAAAGTGGTACCTGGATCAAACTGGCTGGCGCAGCCGGCGAGAACCGCGTTGACGCAGAGAGTGAGCGCGAGGATTTTTTTGTGCGATGACGGCCGCGCTTGTGCCGGGCGACGGGAAATAACTGGTTTCACGATTCCGTCTCCGGCCGAATATCTCCCTCACGCTCCGCCGCTGGCGGGGAGTATTTGTCCTGCAGGGCCGAGTCCTGAATACGCGCGATGGCCAGGCGGGTATGGGCCATATACTGCTCTACCCGTTGTTGCGCGGTTTCCAGCGCCTGCTGAATATCCTTGCGAATCTGCGCCTCGATTGCGGCGCTGGCGAGGTCGATGGCCTGGCGCTGTGTGTTCAGGCGCAGAGCGGCGTCCTCCACGCTGCCGGCGAGCAGGTTCAGCTGCGGCGCCTCGGCCGCGATGCGTGCGACCCGGCGCTGGCGGCGCGCGGCTTCGTCGAGCTCCTGCTCCAGCGCGGCAATAGCCTTGCGTTTCTGCCAAAGGTTGTCGTGGTACTGCTCCGACGCCTGCCACAACAATAGTCCGCGTGCGCGTGCCAGGGTCTGCTGCTGGTAGCGGCTGGTTTTGCCGGCCTGACTAAGGCGCTGGTAGCGGGTTTCCGCTTCTCGCAGCATTGCCTGGTATTCCGCACTGGTGCCGCCGGCGTCGCCGAGCATGGCGAGCCCGTCTTTGTCGGCCTCAATGCGCTGCAGGGATGCCCGCAGCGTTGCCAGCTGCTGTTCGGCGATCTGAACCTGCTGGTCGTACTGGGCGCTATCGTATTGCTGGACGATGGCAGCGCGGCGCTGTTCACGCTCGTCGATCAGATTGTGAAATTCCGGCAAACGCTGTTGCCAGCGTGCCAGTACGCGGTTGAGTTGACGCAGGTCGCGCAGCTCCGAGAGCTGCAGTTGCAGGCGGTCACTTTGCATCATCTGCAGCAGGTATTGCTGATTCGTGCGGATCAGCGCTGGCACGGTTGTGTCTTCCAGCCAGCCGTAGCGCTGCAGGTTGATGTCCCCGGCCTCGTCGACTTCCGCAAACTGCAGCTGCGCTGCAGCACTGTGCAGATCATGCAGTTCGCTCAGGGTGTGCTGGTATTGCTGTTCCGCGTGTTGGTAGGCCTGCAGTGCCAGCCGTGGTCGCGCGAGCTGTTCGTAGTTGTAAGGCAGTGCTAGCAGTGCTTCCTGCACCTGCGGCGACAGTGGATTGCGCCGGGTCAGGTAGCCGAGTGCATCCACCGCCTGTTGATGGGCGCCGCTGTTGGCTGCGGCCCAGCCCAGGCCCAGTAAGGCGTCGCCAGACCAGGGTCTGTTTAGACGCACACTGCGGAATTCCTCCGCCGCTGCGGAATACTCTCCGCCCAGCGCGAGAGCGTAGCCGGCGCCGATGCGGGCCTTGTCCCGCAGGATACGCAGCTCTTCCTCCACCTCTGCGGCTTGATTTACTCGCTGCGCGGCGAGCTGCAGTACCGCATTTTCTGC
This is a stretch of genomic DNA from Microbulbifer bruguierae. It encodes these proteins:
- a CDS encoding ExbD/TolR family protein; translated protein: MAIRRRLETDPDLDITSFMSLMTVLVPVLLLNMVFSHISVLNLNLPGLSDPSVAEQNENRQLELVLRAEHIDINYPAGIRVKRIPNRDGKPDFKLVSDVLQEVKRSLREKDIDKKDLVILSEPGTPYRTLVSAMDTARSFRAVVAASVVDAELFPQISLGDAPLQGTQAQDEQLAGN
- a CDS encoding tetratricopeptide repeat protein, producing MRLTDKQFFKYFCSVAALAIVLAGCAGNPRSPEPATTAGHTVDENGKRIASPNPYLTAAGDVPAAAQQALGRAHGFFAQQQFAAAERELQQVVTQWPQLSGAWLNLAKVQLKLNQPKQAEASLQHSVTANANNVFAWNSLGVLMRDLGRFEEARGAYENALALWPDFAIAHRNLGILFDLYLHQPEQALHHYREARALASEDDRVLAGWIMDLERRL
- a CDS encoding tetratricopeptide repeat protein, whose amino-acid sequence is MPLSAARKRNFLAPFWVLPFIAFTPLCSGATAGAGNEKFQQAQDMRYGAALYHYFQGNTFDALSTLMVSDLRGGIAHHADNADLIRGGISLAFGLERQAADLFEKQLQKSADSDDQQRIAHFREIAWLKLAELNYRHQNWDIAAVQLEKSGAMHQSGLTLNLAIHSGDLNQAQHLLALADLPAPERVLGHSNLAAALARQQQLPAAAAQYRRAAELAENAVLQLAAQRVNQAAEVEEELRILRDKARIGAGYALALGGEYSAAAEEFRSVRLNRPWSGDALLGLGWAAANSGAHQQAVDALGYLTRRNPLSPQVQEALLALPYNYEQLARPRLALQAYQHAEQQYQHTLSELHDLHSAAAQLQFAEVDEAGDINLQRYGWLEDTTVPALIRTNQQYLLQMMQSDRLQLQLSELRDLRQLNRVLARWQQRLPEFHNLIDEREQRRAAIVQQYDSAQYDQQVQIAEQQLATLRASLQRIEADKDGLAMLGDAGGTSAEYQAMLREAETRYQRLSQAGKTSRYQQQTLARARGLLLWQASEQYHDNLWQKRKAIAALEQELDEAARRQRRVARIAAEAPQLNLLAGSVEDAALRLNTQRQAIDLASAAIEAQIRKDIQQALETAQQRVEQYMAHTRLAIARIQDSALQDKYSPPAAEREGDIRPETES
- a CDS encoding MotA/TolQ/ExbB proton channel family protein — translated: MEFFNTLLRFFQNGGPFMYPIALVLVIGIVLVVERWVFLSRAKSANRRAYGQMLPMMQQRNFAAALKVAQQDKASMGQIIAAGISTAQHARKDENIAMAIEESILEAVPRLEKRTNYLATLANIATLLGLLGTIIGLIAAFTAVANADPSEKASMLSSSISVAMNTTAFGLISAIPLLLAYSMLQNKTNEIIDSLEMAGVKFLNLITLTRGQKADASARPAAKAGATA
- a CDS encoding ExbD/TolR family protein, which produces MKATIGGKLKGRKQRRHKQTKLNLVSLMDIFTILVFFLLVNSSDVEVLQADKTITLPESTSTEKPETTTVVRINGDELLVGNRIIARTADISPGDEQIKPLRDELEYLASRAEPLPADKQAVGRPITILGDEEVPYALLKQIMNTCAAADYRDIDLAVTQTAPQDPAAPAAGR
- a CDS encoding tetratricopeptide repeat protein; protein product: MKPVISRRPAQARPSSHKKILALTLCVNAVLAGCASQFDPGTTLAALPAVTLPQEPALEVPKVALPVLIDSYQKALTANRDPKTRRQIQLRLADLEMERLEQLQADNPEMAVAYSEAVRHYEALLQTSADDDYLAYRLARARALDGNTGGSLQALDNIVATAPQSPFIAEALFRRGEAAFGHKNYRTAEQDFAAVLAQGDTPFARNARYMLGWSQFKDARYQDASNTFLALMDELLAESQAEKRALEQLEKGQRRLADDTLRVLALGFNYLGGAQVIESFNPQPGPRSYQHQLYRALGDWYAESERYRDGAQTFLTYVERNPQNRAAPSMHVRAVEILQQGNFPSEVLPAKREFATRYGIRSHYWQNADDTLRGELADYLKPWLEELARFDHARAQALAKEAAREADKPKGNARVIARAQRESRAAFLVAADLYREFIQTFPADLKAPLLTFLMAECYNEAGQSALAFNAYQRVAWEFTEETGTVPAQATEAGYAAILMAGAARTSEKNPEQAALWLDRKTETSLRFAESWPHDRRALAVQLDAARNLFEQYRHGETIAATEKAAAWQPPPNPQQRRTILMLLGHSHFETDNFPAAENAYSQLLASMASGDPEYLNTRDRLQSSIYKQAELILQQLQLSDDSTEATARAEQAIALLLRVRDSGRSSIAATAQYDAVTQLINLQYWSRARAELTDFRQSYPQHPLTPSLAAKAVVIYQGLDLPEAAADELLLLANSDPDPEVRRSSLFMAAELFEQAGNIDKATDAYRQYVRQWREPPLQNLEAQFQLATLYQKAGNQRERNLWLQSLAGNKLPEPRSRYLAAFAQNALAEQSYARFERLALTLPLKQSLKNKKQAMETTVADYKKVLDFGIAEFTTAANFRLAEVYRQLSRDLMDSQRPNGLNPLELEQYEILLEEQAYPFEEKAIELHEANVKRTADGVYDEWVKNSFSSLETLLPARYRKPESTVEWSDAAY
- a CDS encoding AgmX/PglI C-terminal domain-containing protein, translating into MSHIATPATDRPTMMPWHYYNSSLPWSSTEEEDQRFAKFLKAGIVAFLLVGALFTFIPAPELTREQKEKLPPQLARVILEKKELPKPEVKPKPKPVEKKLQKPKEIKQEKPKPVEKPKPEPIKTIKPKPLTEKAPAAEVAKAREKAANSGLMQLQDDLMDMRDSLDVSAVANANSLASDASSAQKIDRSLISDKSKTSSGGINTGQLSRNTGGSALSGRETTQVEVAEATQAAKSSSKEARQERGSRGEESIRQVMEANKGAIFAIYNRALRRDPTLAGKVTVQLVIEADGTISAVNLVSSELGNEDLERKLLARIRLINFGSANVEKSTLNYSIDFLPS